The Coccinella septempunctata chromosome X, icCocSept1.1, whole genome shotgun sequence nucleotide sequence TTCAAAGTTTCTAGTGATCGATTATTTTCAACGAAATTATTTTTCTGAGgatgaattgaagaaaattaacACATTTTCAGTAGTTTCAAGACGTGATATAAACCTTTTGTTGcaagaaaaaataatgaaaattttatttattcaaaaaatattagGAGTAAAATAAGTGTAACGCACCGCTATGAGGTTGTTCTGATCTTGATGAGACATGCCGACTAATAGTATGCAAATCATCTAAGATTTCGTCCATCAGTCCACATGATCATCGTCGCTTGCAGCAAGAACGCAAACCACCCGCACTCTGACTGCACTGAACTAACCGAAATCGAGTCTTGTGGGCCACAAGGCGCATGCAGAATTTCTGAGAGGGCCTCTTCTCGGACTGGAGTTGTCGCACAACACCTTCGGTGAAAACGGAAACTGGATGTGTTTAATTCGTTGAAATGTCCGAAACTTCCCAAATAACGTTCCGCTTCTGGTCAGCATTGCCCATATGTCGTCAGAACACAAGGATGCGATGTTAAAAAAGTTCGCAAAAACTAAGTACAATAATTTTTTACTACTCATGCACCTGCAGGTGCTTTCGAGATTCTAAAGTGAAAAATTGGGTTGATTAttttgaaggacttcgaaataTTCCAACTTCCAGtctataaaattgaaataaaataaattttgacaCGAGCGACTTTCGAACTACAGACTAGGACTTTACGAGCGACTGTTTTTCCACCACAAATACCCACAGGTTTaaagggaaaaaaattgaagttatTTCGAGCAGTTGTCGAGAAAATAGCCTTAATGGCGCCTGAAtaatctttttttcattttgagttcactaattcaaaaaattcggaATCAAACACGAAGAAACAGCTATAACAATAtgtgcaattttcaattttcactcttgaaagttgaaaattttgaaaaaccaCTGATAACTGCTAGAGATAATGAGATATCATATATGGTCGAGCCGATATGAAAGCGGATGCATTTACGATTTTAAAataaactgatttttttcatgccatatgagaaaaattcgtgaattatgaaattattttggggaaaatataataatatcctaCCTTACTACAAATTGACCGAGTTAATTGGGTAACTAACACTAAATTTAGAGTTACCTACCCCAATTTGATCAATTTGGAGTGAGGTGCTATCAAAAAGCAACAATAAAAACTCGAAAATACGGAagagaaaaattcaaaactacTAGAGACATACGAGTACATAAAACAATCATGCTATGTCACTGAGAATTTattgtaaaaatataaaatatcacaAAATCATCACAATGGACGGATAAAATCACAATAATTTAGAATAGCAGCCGGAATTCAAAATTCGGCATTCCTGCTGTAAAAAATTCTCTCCAAATATTTGTCACATTTATCTTCCCAAAGCTGTAAGCTGAGAATGTTGTTCAATGCGTTGAAACTTGGGAACATTTCGGAAAAACAAGTCATCAATCGAAAAACCGTCAATTTGCAGGTGGCGACAAGGCTCAAATGATATTCGTTACAAGCAATATCCAATAAAAGATCTTCGGTTTTCAAAGAactgtaaaaaaattaataatactgcactcgaaaaaaattgcttcattttaatagcagaaatgGGTTACCTAAGATGTTCGAAAAGTAGGTTGGGATTTACCCACATGTCGTGAGCCTTAAATTCTTCATATAGTTCAACAGAAAATTGATGCAAATCGCCGTCACTCTCAGATGTTGAATAGAAGGCATGCCTCATGAGCAATGAGCGCAGAACTGGGTTCCTTTTCGCTAATTGGCGGTAGTTTGGAAACTGCCGCAAAACTTTCAAGCATTCTTGAGGTAGCATCGATCTGTAATAGGATGTAAAACATATGTGATATAGTCCATATCGAAGGTAATTGAAATATATTCAGGCAAACAGGCAAAATtcaaattaacacaattttttttttagttttcggAATAAATACTCATATTCTGCATACCTCAGTTGGAATAAAATTTCATGCTCAGCTTCTGATGTTCCTCTAATAGCAATATACATTATAGGCCTGTCAATATTCAGTTTCTGATAATTCCACAAAACAGCTTGGCAAAAATTGCACATGGCCCTGTTTTGGTTTATATTTCCAGCCAAATAATCCTTGGCATCGATTATTAGTTGAGATTTGAGACAAGAATCCTTTGCAATGAAGTCGTAGAAGCATCGGAAGTAAAACACGAGAGAAAGACGTTCAATTGGAGtagaaaatctgaaaaaaaaaatgagttagTAGAATTCCTGAAAAATTTATCGAAACTCACCTCCATTCCTCCAATATTCTCTTCACCAGTGCTACTGAACTACTGGGCAAAGTTGAGGAAGCCATTTTTAGAAGAAAAAGTACGTAGATTCAAAGAATATAAGCAAAAAAAGTGAAAGTTTTAAGAGCGCTTACAGTTCAAGTCAAAATGTGACAAATTGTCATCTTGACAAATATTGTCatcatttcaaaaaaattactcaAGTATAGAGAAAATTATGATTTCTTGTCaatttttctatgaaattgtTTGTGGAAAAAACAACCTGCATTCAAAAAAGAATGCATCACAAAGCAAATAGTAATCAACttcgaataaaatgaaaaaatgttcaGTCGCTACCTCTTAACATATTTGAAAAGACCCAACTAGAATGTTTCGATGAAAAATACtattatatcaatatttcaCATCCATATTAAAAACCGATCGAGTAGAAAAACAAATCGGCGAGTTTTCTGTAAtggaaaactataaaaaaaaacttatttgaGCATTTTCtgattagtgaaaaaaaaaattatattaaattTGATTAATTTACTGGAAATATTATGAAGAGTGATATTATCTTCGCTATATGTATAGCTTTCCTCACTCCTCTCGAAAGGAAAATATGACTAACTTGAAGaggttgatgaaaaaatattttctctttCGAGTATATTTCCACTCGACCATTTctagaaaatatattttgtgTATACGTAGATAAAGAAATATTTGTCACATTTACCCAACACCTTCACATAATTTCAAGATTTTCTCAAAGATAAATGTTATATTAAATAACCATGGGCGTAGATAGGAGGGGACCAGGATGGGTACTGGCTCCCCCAGAATTCTTGGTGTCCCTAAACCGCAGATCCTGAAATCAACATCATTTTCAAGCAAGCAAGAATAAAATTACACTGATCTTTCCAGTCCTCCTAAAAAAACATCCTGGCTACGCCAATTTGAGTAACTTTTCTACCTATGTGTTTCATAGCACATGTAATTTTATTCAGAGTAATCGATTATATTGAATAATAGACATCATTTTGTGTTGATCTTTCAAGAGCATAATTTTTCCTGGCTGAATTAGTATTATTAAATCTTCCAAAAGAAAATCACACaaatatattattgaatatatCCTTAACGAAATAATATATGGCGGATGCGCTCGAAAATTCCATATATATTCATACACTAgtggaagaaaaaataaatatatacccCTCATTGAGAGTCAAAGGTTCctgaaaaattttatgaaggtGGATGTTTCTGATTAAGAGAATCTACAAAAATTCAGAACCCCTGCTTTGAAGATTCTCCCCAGTTACATTATCATTATTTTGTGCTATGTCCCACATCGCTTCATTACATATAATAAtgtatacatacatacatatacCCATTTCAGTCAATACTACTACTAGAAAAATTTATCGACATTCCCGGGTTCACCTTGTATGTAAATATACCGTATGTATAAGCAAGATTGGTACTGAGTTGATATTCCAGCGCCATCTATAAGAACACGTCGTAATACAACCTACCACCGTAGTATGGGATGAAGGATCCATTCTACAAGAATGTCTAGTTTTTCCATTGTATAAAGAGTAGAGACTAGTCTTTATAAGATGGTTTGTCGATTTGACTTCGTACAACAATTTAAAGTCTGAACGACCATTTAGTTTCTCTTAAAAGTATAATAACAGGAAATCAGTGTTTTCCTTTAGATCGACTGTAGAAAACCAAATATTGAATCACATAATTTTCACTGGAGGGATGGTATAACTACCACACGTATTTTGCTATTAACAGCATCATCAGACGAAGGTAAATTTAACCTTCAGCTAGGCCCATGATAGTGAAATACGTGTGGAAGTTATTCCATCCTGCCAGGGAAAATTATGTGATTCAGTTTCTAGCTCAATTCTGAATTCTCATTAACTATCTGCCACCAATGTTCAATAAAACAAAGACATCAATATCAGGTGATACTTGTAAAGAATATTTTCCAATCAAAACCTCAATTGCACaagacaaaaattcaaaataaattgaaatcgaTATCCCAATtcccatttttttaaattatttcattgatatgCGCATATACCAAGTCAATTTCCAGCATTAAAAACACGTTAATGTTTAAATTCGCGTTGGCTAAGAATTCACGCAAAGAATCGGTACTAAAAAATTCACACAAACCCCCCAGCGAGATATTTATTGTTTGAAATGTGTCCCATAGATATACACAGGAAACAAATTTTACTCcttcaaattcaacatgtcaaGATGAGAgtatatttaaaataatttgatACATACATTTCCAAGTTAGTGAGAAGTGGAATAAACACTATATCGCAAAAAACTAAAATCAATTTTGTAGGTTTATTATTCATCCCAACTTTcagagaataaaaaaaattcaagctaCATTTAAAACGTGATAATTAAATTCGAAACACAATACTAAATAACCAAGCATAAACATTATCCGGAATTTTTTAAGGGAAAGAAGAACACAAAAAAAACACATTGTAATAATGGGATCTACTTCATTTTTATATGTGTGTATATACACATACATATCTATGAATGTATATATATTAAAAACATCAAATATATATGTATTCATtaattttcaaaagaaaaaagtttACAGGTGACATCAATTATTCAATCAAATATATACATACACACatatatttataaatatatatGCAGAACATTGAatgttatatttaaaaaaaattgcgatGAATATTGAACTAAAACAACTTCAGTTAAGTGAATATGAATATTTACACTATATATTCTTCAATTAAGTTGATAACAAAATTCTCAGCTTAAGGTCCGTATTTTTTAACAACTAAAGATATCATATAAAaagttattttgaataataaattacGTCTTCATAAGAAAATGTTCTGAATTGAAATTTCTGTGAGAACACTTCACTATcactgaaataatttcttcttctaGAGAATATTGAATTTCGATGCGGATATCGAAAGTGTTTAGTAGAGGATTCATTCCTAATGGTCCATGCCGATTAAATAAAGTTCCTCTCCCTAAAAATTTCTGCTAGGACCAGAAAGCAGCATCAAAAACATCTCAGTTCCACATTGATTTCAGTGTTGTAATAGGAATTTCAaatgtgaataaaaaaaaaagaaaattgttaaACCAAAGACTGGACTTATCAATATCAAgaataaaatcaacaaatataCAATATATCTGATTGGATTGCTGAATTCCAGTATTATACGAATAACTGTCAGAACAACATCAAATAAATTATTGccaatataaaattgaaataatggtACATCCAGTTGGAACCAGAGGTTCAGAATAGAAAGATAGCCAACTAAACACTTTTGATATGTGTTTACAAAAGCACCTAACACTCATTAGCTATAAGTAATACAAGGGATATTTGAAGGCAT carries:
- the LOC123321674 gene encoding uncharacterized protein LOC123321674; translated protein: MASSTLPSSSVALVKRILEEWRFSTPIERLSLVFYFRCFYDFIAKDSCLKSQLIIDAKDYLAGNINQNRAMCNFCQAVLWNYQKLNIDRPIMYIAIRGTSEAEHEILFQLRSMLPQECLKVLRQFPNYRQLAKRNPVLRSLLMRHAFYSTSESDGDLHQFSVELYEEFKAHDMWVNPNLLFEHLSSLKTEDLLLDIACNEYHLSLVATCKLTVFRLMTCFSEMFPSFNALNNILSLQLWEDKCDKYLERIFYSRNAEF